In Streptomyces sp. 71268, the DNA window CGGCGGCAACAGTACGAGCACGGTGGTTCTCCTCATCCGGACCGACGACGCGGGGGACGCGGTGTGTCGGGGCCGCGTCGGGACGCCGGGTCCGGAACGGCGACCGGCAGGCGGCCCCGCCGCAGCCTATGCCGGCCGCGCCGATGCGACGAAACCGCGCGTACCGGGCCCGGCCGTCAGCTCCGCCCCGCGCCGACCCAGCGGCCGCGCACCCCGTACGAGAGCGCCCCCACCGCCAGCACGCCGACACCCACCAGGACCGAGGTCAGCGGCAGGGCGAAGGCGAGCGCGACGCAGCCGGCGAGGCCGACGACGGGCACCGCGCGGGGCGGCCGGGACTCGTCCGGGGTCAGCGTCCAGGCGCTGGCGTTGGCGATCGCGTAGTAGGCGAGCACGCCGAAGGAGGAGAAGCCGATCGCCCCGCGCAGGTCCGCCGTCGCCGCCACCACGGCCACCACCGCCCCGACCGCGATCTCCGCCCGGTACGGGGCCGCCGTACGCGCGTGCACCGCCGTCAGCGCCCCCGGCAGATGCCGGTCGCGCGCCATGGCCAGGGTGGTACGGGAGACGCCGAGGATCAGCGCCAGCAGCGAGCCGAGCGCGGCGAGCGCCGCACCGGTCCGTACGAAGGGGGACAGCCACCCCGCGTCCGCCGCGCGCACCACGTCGGTGAGCGGCGCGCTCGCCTCGGCCAGGGCGCCCGGCCCGAGCACGGCCAGCGCGGCGGAGCCGACCGCCGCGTACACCACCAGGACGATGCCGAGCGCCAGCGGGACGGCCCGCGGGATGGTACGCGCCGGATCGCGCACCTCCTCGCCGAGGGTGGCGATCCTGGCGTACCCGGCGAACGCGAA includes these proteins:
- a CDS encoding APC family permease, whose protein sequence is MTTDAGLRRELGTFDAVMTGLGAMIGAGVFAAFAPAADAAGSGLLLALGLAAIVAYCNATSSARLAARYPASGGTYVYGRERLGPFWGHLAGWGFVVGKTASCAAMALVVGSYAWPEHERAVAVAAVVALTVVNCLGVRKAVWLTWTIVAAVLLVLTAVCVAAWGAEGTRAPWAADATAPDVTVGGVLQAAGLLFFAFAGYARIATLGEEVRDPARTIPRAVPLALGIVLVVYAAVGSAALAVLGPGALAEASAPLTDVVRAADAGWLSPFVRTGAALAALGSLLALILGVSRTTLAMARDRHLPGALTAVHARTAAPYRAEIAVGAVVAVVAATADLRGAIGFSSFGVLAYYAIANASAWTLTPDESRPPRAVPVVGLAGCVALAFALPLTSVLVGVGVLAVGALSYGVRGRWVGAGRS